Proteins encoded by one window of Rouxiella chamberiensis:
- a CDS encoding SDR family oxidoreductase, whose product MSNKQSSPNENVLGNAASYPVPPFKQQKQPFPGLASEMSPRPDHGETSYKGSGKLAGRKALITGGDSGIGRAVAIAYAREGADVAINYLPAEESDAKEVIQLIEAEGRKAIAIPGDITNESFCQQLVKQAAEQLGGLDILVNNAGRQQFCESIKDLTTESFDATFKTNVYAMFWITKAAVEYLPRGASIINTTSVQAYQPSDILLDYAQTKAAIAAFTKSLAKQLGPDGIRVNAVAPGPYWTALQVCGGQPQEKIEKFGESAPLARPGQPAEIAPLYVTFASSDNSYASGQVWCSDGGTGTV is encoded by the coding sequence ATGAGCAACAAGCAAAGTTCCCCTAATGAAAACGTTTTGGGCAATGCGGCATCTTACCCTGTGCCCCCTTTTAAACAGCAAAAACAACCTTTCCCGGGTCTGGCGAGCGAGATGTCACCGCGTCCGGATCATGGCGAAACCTCCTACAAAGGCAGCGGCAAACTTGCCGGTCGCAAGGCGCTGATCACAGGTGGTGATTCCGGTATTGGTCGTGCGGTGGCGATTGCCTATGCCCGCGAAGGCGCAGACGTTGCGATTAACTATCTGCCTGCCGAAGAGTCTGACGCAAAAGAAGTCATTCAGCTTATCGAAGCGGAAGGCCGCAAGGCGATTGCGATTCCGGGTGATATCACCAACGAATCATTCTGTCAGCAACTGGTTAAACAGGCTGCAGAACAGTTGGGTGGCCTTGATATTCTGGTCAACAACGCAGGTCGTCAGCAGTTCTGCGAATCGATTAAGGATCTTACTACCGAATCCTTTGATGCCACGTTCAAAACCAACGTTTATGCGATGTTCTGGATTACCAAAGCGGCAGTCGAATATCTGCCTCGCGGCGCTTCGATCATCAACACGACATCGGTACAGGCTTATCAGCCAAGCGATATTCTGCTCGATTACGCGCAGACCAAAGCGGCCATCGCTGCCTTTACCAAATCGCTGGCAAAACAGCTGGGACCGGACGGCATTCGTGTTAACGCCGTAGCACCGGGTCCATACTGGACTGCCTTGCAGGTATGTGGTGGACAGCCGCAGGAAAAAATCGAGAAATTTGGCGAGAGCGCTCCGTTGGCGCGTCCTGGTCAGCCTGCCGAGATTGCTCCGCTGTATGTCACCTTTGCTTCGTCCGACAACAGCTACGCGTCTGGTCAGGTATGGTGTTCAGACGGTGGTACCGGTACTGTCTAA
- a CDS encoding pirin family protein — MLNLLRAEPKSTFEYGPFKIRRIRPGKILPERNDDAFGPLSVIDHANLLTGTLVSLHEHVNDEILSYVWQGSMVHEDSTGHRTPLSSKRIMMMNAGKSFWHEESTPIVAAEMLQIFIRPRKANLEGRVQFMERPEGVRLNEWTLLAAPEGEDAPLEIRQSVYVYDIRLDHKDTAKVPSRQGFAQFLYVMDGELSVKDKVLYKGDAISAGRKTCPISTPPARQPPYVFSSRWTQKR; from the coding sequence ATGTTGAACCTGTTACGCGCAGAACCTAAATCGACGTTTGAATATGGACCTTTCAAAATTCGTCGTATTCGGCCCGGCAAGATCCTGCCCGAGCGAAACGATGACGCTTTTGGGCCGCTAAGCGTCATTGATCATGCCAATCTGCTGACAGGCACCCTCGTCAGCCTGCATGAGCACGTTAATGACGAAATCCTGAGTTACGTGTGGCAGGGTTCTATGGTGCATGAAGATTCAACAGGCCATCGTACGCCGCTGTCTTCCAAAAGAATCATGATGATGAACGCAGGCAAAAGCTTTTGGCACGAAGAGTCTACCCCCATTGTCGCCGCCGAGATGCTGCAAATTTTCATTCGTCCGCGCAAGGCCAACCTCGAGGGGCGTGTTCAATTTATGGAGCGCCCGGAAGGAGTAAGACTCAACGAATGGACATTGCTGGCTGCGCCCGAGGGAGAAGACGCGCCTTTGGAAATCCGGCAATCGGTGTATGTTTATGACATAAGACTGGATCACAAAGACACGGCGAAAGTGCCATCACGTCAGGGTTTTGCGCAATTTCTGTATGTAATGGACGGCGAACTGAGCGTTAAAGACAAGGTGCTGTACAAGGGTGATGCGATAAGCGCGGGGAGGAAAACCTGCCCGATATCGACTCCACCGGCCCGACAACCGCCCTATGTTTTCTCGTCGCGCTGGACGCAGAAGCGATAA